In a genomic window of Gossypium arboreum isolate Shixiya-1 chromosome 7, ASM2569848v2, whole genome shotgun sequence:
- the LOC108483013 gene encoding elongation factor 1-alpha, translated as MGKEKSHINIVVIGHVDSGKSTTTGHLIYKLGGIDKRVIERFEKEAAEMNKRSFKYAWVLDKLKAERERGITIDIALWKFETTKYYCTVIDAPGHRDFIKNMITGTSQADCAVLIIDSTTGGFEAGISKDGQTREHALLAFTLGVKQMICCCNKMDATTPKYSKARYDEIVKEVSSYLKKVGYNPDKIPFVPISGFEGDNMIERSTNLDWYKGPTLLEALDQINEPKRPSDKPLRLPLQDVYKIGGIGTVPVGRVETGVLKPGMVVTFGPTGLTTEVKSVEMHHEALTEALPGDNVGFNVKNVAVKDLKRGYVASNSKDDPAKEAANFTSQVIIMNHPGQIGNGYAPVLDCHTSHIAVKFAELLTKIDRRSGKELEKEPKFLKNGDAGMIKMIPTKPMVVETFSEYPPLGRFAVRDMRQTVAVGVIKNVEKKDPTGAKVTKSAAKKK; from the exons ATGGGTAAGGAAAAGAGTCACATTAACATTGTGGTCATTGGCCACGTCGATTCCGGAAAATCGACCACCACTGGCCACCTGATCTACAAGCTTGGTGGTATTGACAAGCGTGTGATTGAAAGGTTTGAGAAAGAAGCTGCGGAGATGAACAAGAGGTCATTCAAGTATGCTTGGGTGCTTGACAAGCTCAAGGCTGAACGTGAGCGTGGTATCACCATTGATATTGCCTTGTGGAAATTTGAGACGACCAAATACTACTGCACTGTGATTGATGCGCCTGGACACCGTGACTTTATCAAGAACATGATTACTGGCACCTCGCAGGCTGATTGTGCTGTTTTGATTATTGATTCCACCACTGGTGGTTTTGAGGCTGGTATCTCCAAGGATGGTCAGACTCGTGAGCATGCTTTGCTTGCTTTTACCCTTGGTGTCAAGCAAATGATTTGCTGTTGCAacaag ATGGATGCCACTACCCCTAAATATTCGAAGGCtaggtatgatgaaatcgtgaaGGAAGTCTCTTCCTACTTGAAGAAGGTTGGATACAACCCTGACAAGATTCCATTTGTTCCCATTTCTGGTTTTGAGGGTGATAACATGATTGAGAGGTCTACCAACTTGGACTGGTACAAGGGCCCTACACTTCTTGAGGCTCTTGACCAGATCAATGAGCCCAAGAGGCCTTCAGACAAGCCTCTCCGTCTACCACTTCAGGATGTGTACAAGATTGGTGGTATTGGAACTGTCCCAGTTGGTCGTGTTGAAACTGGTGTCTTGAAGCCTGGTATGGTTGTGACCTTTGGTCCTACTGGTCTGACCACTGAAGTTAAGTCTGTTGAGATGCACCATGAAGCTCTTACGGAGGCGCTTCCTGGTGATAATGTTGGGTTCAATGTTAAGAATGTCGCTGTTAAGGATCTCAAGCGTGGTTATGTTGCATCCAACTCCAAGGATGATCCTGCTAAGGAGGCTGCAAACTTCACTTCTCAGGTCATCATCATGAACCATCCTGGACAAATTGGAAACGGATATGCCCCAGTCCTCGACTGCCACACCTCACACATTGCTGTTAAGTTTGCTGAACTTTTGACCAAGATTGACAGGCGATCTGGTAAGGAGCTTGAGAAGGAACCCAAGTTCTTGAAGAATGGTGATGCTGGTATGATTAAGATGATTCCCACCAAGCCCATGGTTGTGGAGACCTTCTCCGAGTACCCACCCTTGGGTCGTTTTGCTGTGAGGGACATGCGTCAGACCGTGGCTGTTGGTGTTATCAAGAATGTTGAGAAGAAGGACCCAACCGGTGCCAAGGTCACCAAGTCTGCTGCTAAGAAGAAGTGA